In Salvelinus alpinus chromosome 30, SLU_Salpinus.1, whole genome shotgun sequence, a single genomic region encodes these proteins:
- the LOC139559780 gene encoding tyrosine-protein kinase Lyn-like, which translates to MGCKKSKLNAGLNGGVLDGKNRQPVRPDQTVNLRDRTSVKPSATRNSPPGGLLPGQVFMKMEEQSESGKIAIAIYPYDAIHAEDLGFKKGERLKVLEEHGEWWKARSLTTKKEGFIPSNYVAEANTMETEEWFFKDITRKDAERQLLAPANKAGSYLIRESETTKGSYSMSIRDVDAQGINAVKHYKIRTLDNGGFYISPKITFPDIGSMIKHYYKQSDGLCRKLEKPCDKPEAQKPWDKDAWEISKESIKMVKKLGAGQFGEVWMAFYNNTTKVAVKTLKPGTMSAEAFMEEANLMKTLQHDRLVRLYAVVTKIEPIYIITEYMSNGSLLDFLKSEAGCKVQLPKLIDFSAQIAEGMAYIEKKNYIHRDLRTANVLVSESLLCKIADFGLARVIEDDQYTAREGAKFPIKWTAPEAINYGSFTIKSDMWSFGVLLYEVITYGKIPYPGMSNGEVMTSVQKGYRMPRPGNCPNELYDIMTTCWKSKPDDRPTFDYIQSVLDDFYTATEGQYQQQQ; encoded by the exons ATGGGTTGTAAAAAATCCAAGCTGAATGCCGGTCTGAATGGAGGTGTGCTTGATGGCAAGAACCGACAGCCAGTACGTCCCGATCAAACTGTAAATTTGAGAGATCGCACCTCCGTTAAACCAAGCGCTACA CGTAACTCACCTCCTGGAGGTCTCCTGCCTGGTCAGGTATTCATGAAAATGGAAG AGCAAAGCGAGTCTGGTAAAATAGCTATTGCAATATACCCATATGATGCAATACATGCAGAAGATTTGGGATTCAAGAAGGGCGAAAGGCTTAAGGTTCTTGAAGA GCATGGTGAATGGTGGAAGGCTAGGTCTCTGACCACTAAGAAAGAAGGGTTCATACCCTCCAATTATGTTGCCGAGGCCAACACCATGGAGACAGAGGA ATGGTTTTTCAAGGATATTACAAGGAAGGATGCAGAAAGACAACTTTTGGCCCCTGCAAACAAAGCAGGCTCTTACCTCATTCGTGAGAGTGAGACAACAAAAG GAAGTTATTCCATGTCTATCAGAGATGTGGATGCCCAGGGAATAAACGCTGTGAAACATTATAAGATCCGCACGCTGGATAATGGCGGCTTCTACATCtctcctaaaatcacattccctGACATTGGCAGCATGATAAAACATTATTACA AACAATCAGATGGTCTCTGTCGAAAGCTGGAGAAGCCGTGTGATAAACCCGAAGCTCAGAAGCCATGGGACAAAGATGCCTGGGAGATCTCCAAGGAGTCCATCAAGATGGTGAAGAAACTGGGAGCAGGACAGTTTGGAGAAGTGTGGATGG CGTTCTACAACAACACGACCAAGGTGGCAGTGAAGACGCTGAAGCCAGGCACCATGTCAGCTGAGGCGTTCATGGAGGAGGCTAACCTGATGAAGACCCTGCAACACGACAGACTGGTGCGCCTCTACGCCGTCGTCACCAAGATCGAGCCTATCTACATCATCACAGAGTACATGTCCAATG GTAGCCTCTTAGATTTCTTAAAAAGTGAGGCGGGCTGCAAAGTACAGCTACCTAAGCTAATCGATTTTTCTGCACAG ATTGCAGAGGGCATGGCGTACATTGAGAAAAAGAACTACATCCACCGTGACCTGAGAACAGCCAATGTCCTGGTGTCTGAGAGTTTGCTGTGTAAAATAGCTGACTTTGGCCTGGCCAGAGTCATTGAGGATGACCAGTATACAGCCAGAGAGG GAGCTAAGTTTCCCATCAAGTGGACAGCACCAGAGGCCATCAACTATGGCTCCTTCACTATCAAATCAGACATGTGGTCCTTCGGAGTCCTCCTGTATGAAGTCATTACCTATGGAAAAATACCTTACCCAG GGATGAGCAATGGTGAAGTGATGACATCAGTGCAGAAAGGTTATAGAATGCCCCGCCCTGGGAACTGTCCCAACGAGCTCTATGACATCATGACCACCTGCTGGAAGAGCAAGCCAGACGACAGGCCCACATTTGACTACATCCAGAGTGTCCTGGATGACTTTTACACCGCCACTGAGGGACAGTACCAACAGCAGCAGTAG
- the tgs1 gene encoding trimethylguanosine synthase isoform X2 has protein sequence MDRELYRSDRKAITNLAEGGLQEAEDEHGGDQAEDEETEEEEDEPIDEEAQLMARMGLPVEFISSSAQRKSARKLRKNANHWEAAPENLDEDDPLQSQKDDPSVESTKPAFDWFDLSERPEGETEAEPQPSQAQEGWEDYWSQQGEGLLWQGWLEKHPETSSCPATAEPPWDCPGTKEAWEQHASHTFLYYWEQFNYWAAQGWTIDYSSSAPIETKQPGHEGEAEGEPTHCCDPGDLEFEGRLERSEAGTSEVFDLLGQMSLLSEGVGRCDLSKQQVDHVCGNDEPCDGGNRKRTASSTKSTELRDSKQDRCHQKNNNGSSERRASNSDDDDDDDEPPDGRVTKLKRSHELDVEENPQMSVDEAWDKLGLKRSHDPMIESVLKFKPSPSHHHGSRAGRNRKQHGGRKAACHINTHTFFTEEGDNTEPKLTKTFQKVQSFLQRVQKDNSTHTAVPDMSKGQSHEHGEHADKESPACPQSEGKEERLEEEMQEEEEKEDSPQLCLELDCTEQLPQPSQQNIFTRIEEAEEEEEIQFRREVYSLDIPDYLVPNALEHNNTESTGKTGKKKKKKTKKRGKCGVMPAEIAAEPELAKYWAQRYRLFSRYDEGIKLDHEGWFSVTPEKIAEHIALRVQESFHSELIIDAFCGVGGNAIQFALTGKRVLAIDIDPVRLALAQHNAQVYKVAERIDFVQGDFLQLAPRLRADVVFLSPPWGGPDYLSADVFDIKTMMSPNGFDIFRLSKIISDNIVYFLPRNADMDQIASLAGPGGRVEVEQNFLNNKLKTITAYFGNLIKSDG, from the exons GCGAGAAAGTTGAGGAAGAATGCCAACCACTGGGAAGCAGCCCCTGAGAATCTGGATGAAGATGATCCACTCCAGTCGCAGAAGGATGATCCCAGTGTTGAAAGCACCAAGCCGGCGTTTGATTGGTTTGATCTCAGTGAGAGgccagaaggagagacagaggcagaaccTCAACCCTCCCAGGCCCAGGAGGGTTGGGAAGACTACTGGAGCCAGCAGGGAGAGGGGTTGTTGTGGCAGGGCTGGTTGGAGAAGCACCCTGAGACCTCCAGCTGTCCAGCCACAGCAGAGCCCCCCTGGGACTGCCCAGGCACTAAGGAGGCATGGGAGCAACACGCCAGCCACACCTTTCTCTACTACTGGGAGCAGTTCAACTACTGGGCAGCCCAGGGATGGACCATAGACTACTCAAGCAGTGCACCCATTGAAACAAAGCAGCCTGGACATGAGGGTGAAGCCGAAGGAGAGCCGACTCATTGTTGTGACCCAGGGGATTTAGAGTTTGAAGGAAGGCTGGAGCGGAGTGAGGCGGGCACTAGTGAAGTGTTCGATCTGCTGGGGCAGATGAGCCTTCTGTCAGAGGGAGTTGGTCGGTGTGATTTGAGCAAACAACAAGTGGACCACGTCTGTGGAAATGATGAACCTTGTGATGGTGGTAATCGTAAAAGAACTGCCTCGTCAACTAAGTCCACTGAATTAAGAG ATTCCAAACAGGACAGGTGTCACCAGAAAAACAACAACGGATCAAGTGAGAGAAGAGCATCtaatagtgatgatgatgatgatgatgatgaaccaCCAGATGGAAGAGTCACAAAACTTAAGCGAAG TCATGAACTGGATGTGGAGGAGAACCCTCAGATGTCTGTGGATGAAGCCTGGGATAAACTGGGATTAAAGCGCAGCCACGACCCCAT GATTGAGAGCGTGCTGAAGTTTAAGCCCAGCCCCAGTCACCACCATGGAAGTAGGGCTGGGAGGAATAGGAAGCAACACGGAGGGAGGAAAGCAGCCTGCCACATCAACACGCACACCTTCTTTACTGAAGAGGGGGATAACACAGAGCCCAAGTTGACCAAGACCTTTCAAAAA GTTCAGAGTTTCCTCCAGAGGGTTCAGAAAgacaacagcacacacacagccgTCCCGGACATGTCAAAAGGCCAGTCACATGAGCACGGGGAGCATGCCGACAAGGAGAGCCCTGCTTGTCCACAGTCAGAGGGAAAAGAAGAGAGACTGGAGGAAGAGatgcaggaggaagaggagaaggaagatagTCCTCAACTCTGTTTGGAGTTGGACTGTACTGAGCAGCTCCCTCAACCCTCCCAGCAAAACATCTTCACCAGAATAGAGGAagcagaagaggaagaagagattCAATTCAGAAGAGAGGTGTACTCACTGGACATACCAGACTACTTAGTTCCCAATGCACTTGAACATAATAACACAG AGTCTACTGGGAAGACtggtaagaagaagaagaagaagacaaagAAAAGAGGAAAATGTGGAGTGATGCCAGCTGAGATTGCAGCGGAGCCCGAGCTGGCTAAGTACTGGGCCCAGCGCTACCGTCTCTTCTCCAGGTACGATGAGGGCATCAAGCTGGACCACG AGGGCTGGTTCTCTGTTACCCCAGAGAAGATAGCAGAGCACATTGCCCTGAGGGTCCAGGAGAGTTTCCACTCTGAACTCATCATAGACGCCTTCTGTGGAGTGGGAGGCAACGCCATCCAGTTTGCCCTCACTGGGAAGAGGG TGCTAGCCATTGACATCGACCCGGTGCGTCTGGCCCTGGCACAGCACAACGCCCAGGTCTACAAGGTGGCAGAGCGCATCGACTTTGTGCAGGGAGACTTCCTGCAGCTGGCACCTCGTCTGCGGGCGGACGTGGTGTTCCTCAGCCCCCCCTGGGGCGGCCCAGACTACCTCAGCGCAGACGTCTTCGATATCAAGACCATGATGTCGCCAAATGG TTTTGACATTTTCAGGTTGTCCAAAATAATATCTGATAATATTGTGTACTTCCTCCCACGAAATGCAGACATGGATCAG ATCGCCTCTCTTGCTGGGCCTGGTGGGAGAGTAGAGGTGGAACAGAACTTTCTCAACAACAAGTTAAAGACAATAACTGCATATTTTGGCAATTTGATTAAATCAGATGGCTAG